From a single Intestinibaculum porci genomic region:
- a CDS encoding YitT family protein: MIKRKYGAYLVDMLLVLVGNAIMAWGIDAFIVGHHIITGGVSGIGLIVQNFAPIPVSVTVLVINVAALIVGLFFLGKQFIIGTLVSTFAYPFFIAIFDKLPQYTHLTNDPMLCTIFAGVSMGIGLGIVFRLGYSTGGMDIPPIIINKKTGIELGTLINIIDIATLIGQMPFSSPSGILYGLINVILTTQIIDRMMLLGKSNVQLIIISKKYEEIAHMISEKLDRGFTFLNITTGYLRDNTKAIMVVVSKRQYISLNEAVTQIDPYAFTIVSDVHSVRGRGFTLPDEYL; encoded by the coding sequence GTGATCAAACGCAAGTATGGTGCTTATTTAGTAGACATGCTGCTGGTATTAGTCGGCAATGCGATTATGGCCTGGGGTATTGATGCCTTCATCGTCGGTCATCATATTATTACCGGCGGGGTTTCCGGAATCGGCTTAATTGTCCAGAACTTTGCCCCGATTCCGGTTTCCGTCACGGTCTTAGTGATCAACGTGGCCGCCTTAATCGTCGGCTTATTCTTTTTAGGCAAACAGTTTATTATCGGGACCTTAGTGTCGACCTTTGCCTATCCGTTTTTCATTGCGATTTTTGATAAGCTGCCGCAGTATACCCATTTGACTAATGATCCGATGTTATGTACGATCTTTGCCGGTGTCAGCATGGGCATTGGTTTAGGGATTGTCTTCCGCTTAGGTTACAGTACTGGCGGGATGGATATTCCCCCGATTATTATCAATAAGAAAACTGGGATTGAACTTGGCACCCTGATCAATATTATTGATATTGCCACGCTGATTGGCCAGATGCCTTTTAGCTCCCCATCGGGAATTCTTTATGGCTTAATCAACGTCATTTTGACAACCCAGATTATCGATCGGATGATGTTATTGGGTAAAAGTAATGTCCAGCTCATTATCATTTCAAAGAAATATGAAGAAATTGCCCATATGATCAGTGAAAAACTCGATCGCGGCTTTACTTTTTTAAATATTACCACCGGTTATCTGCGTGATAATACCAAAGCCATTATGGTCGTCGTGTCGAAAAGACAGTACATTTCTTTAAATGAGGCCGTCACCCAGATTGATCCATACGCTTTCACAATCGTCAGTGATGTGCATAGTGTGCGGGGCCGTGGCTTCACGCTGCCAGATGAATATTTATGA